Proteins found in one Methanospirillum hungatei JF-1 genomic segment:
- the ilvC gene encoding ketol-acid reductoisomerase, translating into MLEKYYDKDADMSAISSKTIAVIGYGSQGRGQALNLKDSGLKVIIGLRPGKSWDLAKSEGFEVMDVANAAKKADIIQILIPDEQQGAVYKTQIAQGLTKGKTLMFSHGFNIHFGQIVPPADVDVIMVAPKGPGHMVRRTYTEGKGVPALIAIHQDVSGNGKKTALAYAKGIGATRAVVFETSFREETETDLFGEQAVLCGGMTSLIKAGFETLVEAGYAPEMAYLEVLHETKLIVDLIYEGGFTKMRNSISNTAQFGDLTRGPRVIGQESYLAMQEILEEIQTGAFAKEWMLENMVNRPVFNALTRADEEHLIEEVGKEIRATMPQFKDLK; encoded by the coding sequence ATGTTAGAGAAATATTATGACAAGGATGCCGATATGTCTGCAATCTCCTCTAAAACGATCGCAGTCATCGGATATGGATCACAAGGAAGAGGACAGGCATTGAACCTCAAGGACAGCGGATTGAAGGTAATCATCGGACTCCGGCCGGGTAAGAGCTGGGATCTGGCCAAAAGTGAAGGCTTTGAAGTGATGGACGTTGCTAATGCCGCAAAGAAAGCCGATATAATCCAGATCCTCATTCCGGATGAACAACAGGGCGCAGTATACAAGACTCAGATTGCACAGGGACTTACCAAGGGTAAGACTCTTATGTTCTCTCACGGATTTAACATCCATTTTGGTCAGATTGTCCCCCCGGCAGATGTGGACGTTATCATGGTAGCACCAAAAGGACCCGGACATATGGTTCGCCGGACCTATACCGAAGGAAAGGGAGTTCCTGCACTTATCGCAATTCATCAGGATGTCTCAGGAAATGGTAAAAAAACCGCCCTTGCTTATGCAAAAGGTATCGGAGCAACCCGTGCGGTGGTCTTTGAGACCAGCTTCCGTGAGGAGACCGAGACAGATCTCTTTGGAGAACAGGCTGTCCTGTGTGGTGGGATGACATCGCTTATCAAGGCAGGATTTGAGACTTTGGTGGAAGCAGGATATGCTCCTGAAATGGCATATCTTGAAGTGCTGCACGAGACCAAGCTTATTGTTGATCTCATCTATGAAGGCGGGTTTACCAAGATGCGGAACTCCATATCAAACACCGCACAGTTTGGAGACCTGACCCGCGGACCCAGGGTTATCGGACAGGAATCATACCTTGCCATGCAGGAGATCCTTGAGGAGATCCAGACCGGCGCTTTTGCAAAAGAATGGATGCTTGAGAATATGGTAAACCGC